From a region of the Qipengyuania spongiae genome:
- a CDS encoding NAD(P) transhydrogenase subunit alpha, with protein sequence MDFIGILSIFVLACFVGYYVVWSVTPALHTPLMAVTNAISSVIIVGALIAAAAANVPGAKWLGLLGIVLASVNIFGGFAVTARMLAMYKKKERK encoded by the coding sequence TTGGACTTCATCGGTATCTTGTCGATCTTCGTGCTGGCGTGTTTCGTCGGCTATTACGTGGTGTGGTCGGTCACGCCCGCGCTGCACACGCCGCTGATGGCGGTGACCAATGCGATTTCCTCCGTGATCATCGTCGGCGCGCTGATCGCGGCAGCGGCGGCTAATGTGCCGGGGGCGAAATGGCTGGGGCTGCTCGGCATCGTGCTCGCCAGCGTGAACATCTTCGGCGGCTTCGCGGTGACGGCGCGGATGCTGGCGATGTACAAGAAGAAGGAGCGGAAATGA
- a CDS encoding parallel beta-helix domain-containing protein, giving the protein MVRKPTIAALLVAASPLAAATHTVAPGEDAQERLQEALILAEPGDEIVIEAGRYELTDGLSLDVDGVTVRGAGMDGTVLDFTGQAGAGEGFLVTSDNVTLRDFALENPKGDGVKSKGADNIVYHRIRVTWTNGPDAGNGAYGIYPVESEGVLIDGVKVSGASDAGIYVGQSDRITVRNSIAEANVAGIEIENSRNALVENNLATRNTGGILVFDLPSLPVMGGGNVIVRRNLVVANDTANFAPPGNIVASVRRGTGILVMANENVAIEGNVVDGNPTAGVMVIAYTQPFDDERYNPYARNVAVGENVFGRNGYEPQLDGADRLMAAFGGSLPPVLWDGIAEGNTGLRVADGIAGWTLGLTRPGQAYGQANPAPLDVPAPVDASWDDSGVGAPPEFEDRLG; this is encoded by the coding sequence ATGGTCCGCAAACCGACGATCGCCGCACTGCTCGTCGCCGCATCGCCGCTGGCTGCCGCTACACATACAGTCGCGCCGGGCGAGGATGCGCAGGAGCGCTTGCAGGAGGCGCTGATCCTCGCCGAACCGGGCGACGAGATCGTGATCGAGGCAGGCCGCTACGAACTGACCGACGGACTCAGCCTCGATGTCGACGGGGTGACTGTGCGCGGCGCCGGGATGGACGGCACCGTGCTCGACTTCACCGGACAGGCGGGCGCGGGCGAGGGCTTTCTCGTCACCTCCGACAACGTCACCCTGCGCGATTTCGCTCTGGAGAATCCCAAGGGCGACGGCGTGAAGTCGAAGGGCGCGGACAACATCGTCTATCATCGCATCCGCGTAACCTGGACCAACGGCCCGGATGCTGGGAACGGCGCCTACGGCATCTATCCGGTCGAGAGCGAAGGCGTGCTGATCGACGGGGTGAAGGTATCGGGCGCGTCCGATGCCGGCATCTATGTCGGCCAGTCCGACCGCATCACCGTGCGCAATTCCATCGCCGAGGCGAATGTCGCCGGGATCGAGATCGAGAACAGCCGCAATGCGCTGGTCGAGAACAATCTCGCCACTCGCAACACCGGGGGCATATTGGTGTTCGACCTGCCCAGCCTGCCGGTGATGGGCGGGGGCAACGTGATCGTGCGCCGCAATCTGGTGGTCGCCAACGACACCGCCAATTTCGCACCGCCCGGCAATATCGTCGCCAGCGTGCGGCGCGGCACCGGGATTCTGGTAATGGCGAACGAGAATGTCGCGATCGAAGGCAATGTGGTGGATGGCAACCCCACCGCCGGAGTGATGGTGATCGCCTACACCCAACCCTTCGATGACGAGCGCTACAATCCCTACGCCCGCAACGTCGCGGTGGGCGAGAACGTGTTTGGTCGCAACGGCTACGAACCGCAGCTCGATGGCGCGGACCGGCTGATGGCGGCGTTCGGCGGATCGCTGCCGCCGGTCCTGTGGGACGGGATTGCTGAAGGGAACACGGGCCTGCGCGTGGCGGACGGCATTGCCGGATGGACGCTGGGCCTCACCCGTCCCGGACAGGCTTACGGTCAGGCGAACCCGGCGCCGCTCGATGTACCGGCGCCCGTAGATGCCAGTTGGGACGATAGCGGTGTCGGCGCGCCGCCCGAGTTCGAGGATCGCCTGGGATGA
- a CDS encoding deoxyguanosinetriphosphate triphosphohydrolase — protein MDRAPYASDPARSRGREFATEQGSVRGPRSEFQRDRDRIIHSIAFRRLRSKTQVFVSPDGDHYRTRLTHSLEVSQVARVLARTLGLDEDLTEALSLAHDIGHPPFGHAGEAALSDAMVHAGGYDHNAHGLRTLARIESPYPGHDGLNLTWETLEGMAKHNGPVARPNWALAEIDAAYPLRLDQWPSLEAQIANVADDIAYDNHDIDDGLRAGYLDLDQLLTLDFVADQWREVERRFPAAPRDRQLRELIRSQIGMMVNDVIAHTSEQARGLTSAEDVRKAGRQLAGFSPTMAVQERELKAFMYTNLYYHPEQRETAEKAREVVARLFIAYREDENTLPPEWRAHLPAEDPQRSRHICDFIAGMTDRFAIEQCRRIYGAAPEGLSNV, from the coding sequence ATGGACCGTGCCCCTTACGCCAGTGACCCCGCCCGATCGCGCGGACGCGAATTCGCCACCGAGCAGGGCAGCGTTCGCGGACCACGCAGCGAGTTCCAGCGCGATCGCGACCGGATCATCCACTCGATCGCCTTCCGCCGCCTGCGATCCAAGACGCAGGTCTTCGTCTCTCCCGACGGCGACCACTACCGCACCCGGCTCACTCACAGTCTCGAAGTCTCGCAGGTCGCGCGTGTGCTTGCCCGGACACTCGGTCTCGATGAGGATCTAACCGAGGCGCTCAGCCTCGCGCACGATATCGGCCACCCGCCTTTCGGCCATGCGGGCGAGGCCGCGCTTTCCGATGCCATGGTCCATGCCGGCGGATACGACCACAACGCGCACGGCCTGCGCACGCTGGCGCGGATCGAAAGCCCGTATCCGGGGCATGACGGGCTCAACCTCACCTGGGAAACGCTGGAGGGGATGGCCAAGCACAACGGCCCGGTCGCCCGTCCCAACTGGGCGCTCGCCGAAATCGATGCAGCCTATCCTCTGAGGCTCGACCAGTGGCCTTCGCTCGAAGCACAGATCGCCAATGTCGCGGATGACATCGCCTACGACAATCACGACATCGACGATGGCCTGCGTGCGGGCTATCTCGATCTCGATCAGCTGCTAACGCTCGATTTCGTGGCCGACCAGTGGCGTGAGGTCGAACGTCGATTCCCCGCCGCCCCGCGCGACCGCCAGCTTCGCGAACTGATCCGGTCGCAGATCGGAATGATGGTCAACGACGTCATCGCCCATACGAGCGAGCAGGCGAGGGGGCTGACGAGCGCCGAGGACGTGCGTAAGGCGGGCCGCCAGCTCGCCGGCTTCTCGCCCACGATGGCGGTGCAGGAGCGCGAACTCAAGGCGTTCATGTACACCAATCTCTACTACCACCCCGAACAGCGCGAAACGGCGGAAAAAGCGCGCGAGGTCGTCGCGCGCCTTTTCATCGCCTATCGCGAAGACGAGAATACGCTACCGCCCGAATGGCGCGCCCATCTACCCGCAGAAGACCCGCAACGCAGCCGCCATATCTGCGACTTCATCGCCGGCATGACAGATCGATTCGCCATCGAGCAATGCCGCCGGATCTACGGTGCAGCACCCGAGGGGCTCAGCAATGTCTGA
- a CDS encoding fasciclin domain-containing protein, with protein MTNFFKIAAASAAALALTACETTMSDDGDMAMDNTASANTTGSANAGVTVGGAAMSPNRTIVQNASQASNLTTLVTAVQAAGLAETLSGPGPFTVFAPTNAAFDKVPAATRTSLMQPANRAMLRDVLTYHVVPGTLTAADLMQRIRAGNGTATLTTVEGGQLTLRMMGDRIMISGMNGSTAHVTQGDVRQSNGVVHVIDGVLTPSM; from the coding sequence ATGACAAACTTCTTCAAGATCGCTGCGGCTTCCGCGGCGGCGCTGGCTTTGACAGCCTGCGAAACGACGATGTCCGACGATGGCGACATGGCCATGGACAACACTGCTTCGGCGAACACGACGGGCTCGGCGAACGCTGGGGTGACGGTCGGCGGCGCCGCGATGTCTCCGAACCGGACCATCGTGCAGAACGCATCGCAGGCATCGAACCTGACGACGCTGGTCACCGCCGTGCAGGCGGCCGGCCTCGCCGAGACACTGAGCGGTCCCGGACCGTTCACCGTGTTCGCGCCCACCAACGCGGCCTTCGACAAGGTGCCGGCGGCGACCCGCACTTCGCTGATGCAGCCCGCCAACCGGGCGATGCTGCGCGATGTGCTGACCTATCACGTCGTGCCGGGCACGCTGACCGCCGCCGATCTTATGCAGCGCATCCGCGCCGGCAACGGAACGGCGACGCTCACCACCGTCGAAGGCGGGCAGCTTACGCTCCGCATGATGGGCGACCGGATCATGATTTCCGGCATGAACGGATCGACTGCGCATGTGACGCAAGGCGACGTGCGCCAGTCCAACGGAGTGGTGCATGTGATCGATGGTGTGCTGACCCCGTCGATGTGA
- a CDS encoding NAD(P)(+) transhydrogenase (Re/Si-specific) subunit beta, with product MMGRVLLAAPFPLLATPAAAATGQPVNPWVALAYLVSGVFFILALRGLSSPVSSRTGNRFGMIGMLIAVVTTLVTHDVANIVEILIAIAIGALIGVTIARRIAMTAMPELVAAFHSLVGLAAVMVGWAAYLNPGAFGLLMHDGGIEAVSKVEMGLGIGIGAITFSGSVIAFLKLSGRMSGSPILLPARHVINLGTLAAIVVLTALFALAAPQATLPLIVGLTVLAFVIGFLLIVPIGGADMPVVVSMLNSYSGWAAAAMGFTLGNTAMIITGALVGSSGAILSYIMCRAMNRSFLSVIAGGFGADASAAGGEAREQRPYKQGSAADAAFMLEQAEKVIIIPGYGMAVAQAQHALREMADMLEEKGVEVKYAIHPVAGRMPGHMNVLLAEAQVPYENVFELEDINSEFAQADVAFIIGANDVVNPAAKTDKSSPIYGMPVFDVDKAKQVFFIKRSMGGVGYAGVDNEVFYMDQTMMLLADAKKMVEEIVKAMD from the coding sequence ATGATGGGTCGCGTCCTTCTCGCCGCCCCTTTCCCGCTGCTGGCAACGCCCGCCGCCGCCGCGACCGGTCAGCCGGTTAACCCCTGGGTCGCGCTGGCCTATCTCGTTTCGGGGGTGTTCTTCATCCTCGCGCTGCGCGGTCTTTCCAGTCCGGTCAGCAGCCGGACGGGCAACCGCTTCGGCATGATCGGCATGCTGATCGCGGTGGTGACGACGCTGGTGACCCACGATGTCGCCAACATCGTCGAGATCCTCATCGCAATCGCCATCGGCGCCCTGATCGGCGTCACCATCGCCCGCCGCATCGCCATGACCGCGATGCCGGAACTGGTCGCGGCGTTCCACAGCCTCGTCGGCCTCGCTGCGGTGATGGTGGGCTGGGCGGCCTATCTCAATCCCGGCGCTTTCGGCTTGCTGATGCACGATGGCGGGATCGAGGCGGTGAGCAAGGTCGAGATGGGGCTCGGCATCGGCATCGGGGCGATCACGTTCTCCGGCTCGGTGATCGCCTTCCTCAAGCTTTCCGGCAGGATGAGCGGATCGCCGATCCTGCTGCCCGCGCGCCATGTCATCAATCTCGGCACGCTTGCCGCGATCGTTGTGCTGACCGCGCTTTTCGCGCTTGCCGCGCCGCAAGCGACCCTGCCGCTGATCGTAGGGCTGACCGTGCTCGCCTTCGTGATCGGTTTCCTGCTGATCGTGCCCATCGGCGGGGCGGACATGCCGGTCGTGGTCTCGATGCTGAACAGCTATTCGGGCTGGGCGGCGGCTGCGATGGGGTTCACGCTCGGCAACACGGCGATGATCATCACCGGCGCGCTGGTCGGCAGCTCGGGCGCGATCCTCAGCTACATCATGTGCCGCGCGATGAACCGCAGCTTCCTCAGCGTGATCGCGGGTGGCTTCGGGGCGGACGCATCCGCCGCCGGAGGCGAGGCTCGCGAGCAGCGCCCCTATAAGCAGGGCAGCGCCGCCGACGCCGCCTTCATGCTCGAACAGGCGGAGAAGGTCATCATCATCCCCGGCTACGGCATGGCGGTGGCGCAGGCGCAGCACGCCCTGCGCGAGATGGCGGACATGCTCGAGGAGAAGGGTGTCGAGGTGAAATACGCGATCCACCCCGTCGCGGGCCGGATGCCGGGGCACATGAACGTGCTACTCGCCGAAGCGCAGGTGCCCTACGAGAACGTGTTCGAGCTGGAAGACATCAACAGCGAGTTCGCGCAGGCCGACGTCGCCTTCATCATCGGCGCGAACGACGTGGTGAACCCGGCGGCCAAGACCGACAAGTCATCGCCGATCTACGGGATGCCGGTGTTCGACGTGGACAAAGCCAAGCAGGTGTTCTTCATCAAGCGGTCCATGGGCGGCGTCGGCTATGCCGGTGTCGACAACGAAGTGTTCTACATGGACCAGACCATGATGCTGCTGGCCGATGCCAAGAAGATGGTCGAGGAAATCGTGAAGGCTATGGATTGA
- a CDS encoding DUF938 domain-containing protein — MKRDAPATARNSAPIAAILRQELPPRGLVLEVASGTGQHAVFFARIFPDLDWQPSDLDRSALASIDAYAAEAGLDNLRPAIAFDASAARCPLAKADAVLCINMVHISPWEATAGLFGHAAEMLEPASPVILYGPYLERKVETAPSNLAFDQSLRTRDPSWGLRRVEAVDELALRAGFERTARYAMPANNLMLIYRCH; from the coding sequence ATGAAACGCGACGCTCCCGCCACCGCCCGGAATTCCGCGCCGATCGCAGCGATATTGAGGCAGGAACTCCCGCCGCGTGGGCTGGTTCTCGAAGTCGCCAGCGGGACTGGACAACACGCGGTGTTTTTCGCCAGAATCTTCCCGGATCTCGACTGGCAGCCCAGCGATCTCGATCGTTCGGCGCTCGCTTCGATCGATGCCTACGCGGCGGAGGCAGGGCTCGACAATCTACGGCCCGCTATCGCCTTCGATGCGAGCGCCGCGCGCTGCCCCCTTGCCAAAGCCGATGCGGTCCTGTGCATCAACATGGTCCATATCAGCCCTTGGGAAGCGACGGCCGGGCTTTTCGGGCACGCGGCCGAAATGCTGGAACCGGCATCGCCGGTCATCCTCTACGGACCCTATCTGGAGCGGAAGGTGGAAACAGCGCCTTCGAACCTCGCATTCGATCAGAGCCTTCGCACACGCGATCCGTCATGGGGGTTACGACGGGTCGAAGCGGTCGATGAACTGGCCTTACGCGCCGGCTTCGAACGCACGGCGCGATATGCCATGCCTGCCAACAATTTGATGCTGATCTATCGCTGTCACTGA
- a CDS encoding DMT family transporter, with the protein MMDHNERRGLALAICGFALLSTGDAVVKTMAGAWSPVAVAALRFSIGAIALSILLFRKEGLAGFRPRKPLLQLARGFCLAGATICFFSAIFVLPLATAMALTFVSPIIVALFSGPLLGERVRPAVWLVSVAALVGVGLILRPNFTTLGWVTLLPLASATFFALMVIANRASAGQGSSLSMQAFIAIVATPFLIAAAAVGHVSGVDFLAVGVPDWTVIARCAIVAATASSAHWLTYLATERAGAATIAPTTYVQMLVATTLGYLIFSDIPDAMTLLGAAIIIGAGLVLWWRTPGAAPLDD; encoded by the coding sequence ATGATGGATCACAACGAACGCCGCGGGCTGGCGCTGGCGATCTGCGGCTTCGCGCTGCTGTCGACCGGCGATGCCGTGGTGAAGACCATGGCGGGCGCCTGGTCGCCCGTGGCCGTCGCCGCCTTGCGCTTTTCGATCGGCGCGATCGCCTTGTCGATCCTGCTCTTTCGCAAGGAAGGACTGGCGGGGTTTCGTCCGCGCAAGCCGCTCCTCCAGCTCGCGCGCGGTTTCTGTCTCGCCGGTGCGACGATCTGCTTCTTCTCGGCGATCTTCGTCCTGCCGCTGGCGACCGCCATGGCGCTGACCTTCGTTTCTCCCATCATTGTGGCGCTCTTCAGCGGGCCGCTGCTGGGCGAGCGGGTGCGGCCGGCCGTGTGGCTGGTATCGGTGGCCGCCCTTGTCGGGGTCGGACTGATCCTGCGTCCCAATTTCACGACGCTGGGCTGGGTCACGCTGCTGCCGCTCGCCAGCGCCACCTTCTTCGCGCTGATGGTCATCGCCAACCGCGCGAGTGCGGGGCAGGGAAGCTCCCTGTCGATGCAAGCCTTCATCGCCATCGTGGCGACCCCTTTCCTGATCGCGGCGGCGGCGGTGGGACATGTTAGCGGCGTGGACTTCCTCGCGGTCGGCGTGCCGGACTGGACAGTGATCGCCCGCTGCGCGATCGTCGCGGCAACGGCAAGCAGTGCTCACTGGCTGACCTATCTCGCCACCGAGCGGGCCGGAGCGGCCACCATCGCGCCGACGACCTACGTTCAGATGCTGGTGGCGACCACGCTCGGCTATCTGATCTTTTCCGACATCCCGGACGCCATGACCCTGCTCGGCGCGGCTATCATCATCGGGGCGGGACTGGTGCTCTGGTGGCGTACCCCCGGGGCGGCTCCGCTCGACGATTGA
- a CDS encoding SO2930 family diheme c-type cytochrome, with amino-acid sequence MSRGAAILAAAALSLAGAMAVRAMPPGAGAVVDEAVTAEGMPRTLSEYGFFVDAAAQIPSRNVIPYRLNTPLFSDGAEKLRFVYVPQGRQIAVEGEGLLDIPVGGALIKTFAFGKGADRRLIETRVLLHRADGWLALPYIWNEEQTEAALAVVGGRKEVTTPAGETISYRVPNKNQCKECHGLQGAVVPIGPKARNLSQDWLQDMVAAKHLAAMPATRDTMPRWEDRASVPAEAAARAYLDVNCAHCHRPNATASNSGLDLRWEQDDRQALGVFKRPVAAGRGSGGHEFAVVPGRPDDSILTYRMDSVEPGVAMPELGKSTVDEDGLAVVRRWIAGMPAS; translated from the coding sequence ATGAGCCGCGGCGCTGCCATCCTCGCCGCTGCGGCGCTGTCGCTCGCGGGCGCGATGGCGGTTCGCGCCATGCCGCCCGGAGCCGGAGCCGTGGTCGATGAGGCGGTGACCGCCGAGGGGATGCCCCGCACGCTCTCGGAATACGGTTTTTTCGTCGATGCCGCGGCACAGATCCCGTCGCGCAACGTGATCCCCTACCGACTCAACACGCCGCTGTTTTCCGACGGGGCGGAGAAGCTGCGCTTCGTCTATGTGCCGCAGGGCAGGCAGATCGCGGTTGAAGGGGAGGGGCTGCTCGACATTCCGGTCGGCGGCGCGCTGATCAAGACCTTCGCCTTCGGCAAGGGCGCGGATCGCCGCCTGATCGAAACCCGCGTGCTGCTCCACCGGGCCGATGGCTGGTTGGCGCTGCCCTATATCTGGAACGAGGAGCAGACCGAGGCGGCGCTGGCCGTGGTCGGCGGGCGCAAGGAAGTTACGACGCCCGCTGGCGAGACGATCAGCTACCGCGTCCCGAACAAGAACCAGTGCAAGGAATGTCACGGGCTTCAGGGCGCGGTCGTCCCGATCGGACCCAAGGCGCGCAATCTGTCGCAGGACTGGTTGCAGGACATGGTCGCCGCCAAGCATCTTGCCGCCATGCCTGCCACCCGCGACACCATGCCGCGCTGGGAGGACCGGGCGAGCGTTCCAGCAGAGGCGGCCGCGCGCGCCTATCTCGATGTGAATTGCGCGCATTGCCACCGGCCGAATGCGACCGCTTCGAACAGCGGGCTGGACCTGCGCTGGGAGCAGGACGACCGGCAGGCGCTCGGCGTGTTCAAGCGGCCCGTCGCCGCCGGGCGCGGGTCGGGCGGGCACGAATTCGCCGTCGTCCCCGGCCGCCCGGACGATTCCATCCTGACCTACCGAATGGACAGCGTGGAGCCCGGCGTCGCCATGCCCGAACTCGGCAAGTCGACCGTGGACGAGGACGGGCTGGCCGTGGTGCGGCGCTGGATCGCCGGGATGCCCGCGAGCTAA
- a CDS encoding aspartate/glutamate racemase family protein, which produces MSWVSTRAYYERINKLVQKERSPTSSAPLLIESLDYSPLYAVHDEEGWDRAVAILGESAQRLESAGAEGLLVCANSMHRVYDRLAEMVSIPLIHVAEETGKAMEARETKSAALLGTRSVMTESFFRQRLVAHGVDLLPPDMEDVEMVDSIIYKELMLGKVSRDAERALKTIITRKEQAGAEAIVLACTELALVVDTDANVLPVFDTTEIHSQAAADWIMAG; this is translated from the coding sequence TTGAGCTGGGTTTCGACCCGCGCCTATTACGAACGCATCAACAAGCTCGTCCAGAAAGAGCGTTCTCCGACGTCGAGCGCGCCTCTGCTGATCGAGAGCCTCGATTACAGCCCGCTCTATGCCGTGCATGACGAGGAGGGATGGGACCGCGCCGTCGCCATCCTCGGCGAAAGCGCGCAGCGGCTGGAAAGCGCCGGGGCCGAAGGGCTGCTCGTCTGCGCCAATTCGATGCACCGCGTCTATGACCGGCTGGCGGAAATGGTCTCGATCCCGCTGATCCATGTCGCGGAGGAGACCGGCAAGGCCATGGAAGCGCGCGAGACGAAGAGCGCCGCCCTGCTCGGCACCCGCTCGGTGATGACCGAGAGCTTCTTCCGCCAGCGTCTGGTCGCGCACGGCGTCGATCTGCTCCCGCCCGACATGGAGGATGTCGAGATGGTCGACTCGATCATCTACAAGGAGCTGATGCTGGGCAAGGTCAGCCGCGATGCCGAACGCGCGCTGAAGACGATCATCACCCGCAAGGAACAGGCCGGGGCGGAGGCGATCGTGCTCGCCTGCACCGAACTGGCGCTGGTCGTCGACACCGATGCCAACGTGCTGCCCGTGTTCGACACGACCGAGATCCACAGCCAGGCGGCGGCGGACTGGATCATGGCGGGCTGA
- a CDS encoding CpaF family protein: MSAFGRKNGAGGMSSGARPQFGVAKPMRGGAPTPAHARTDKPDPVGSDQFPPLPGESFDTPGGNPASSDAMARLSDRANAVHSGEAEIGGFEASVHKIKEQVLPRLLERVDPEAAATLSKDELSEEFRPIILEVLAELKVTLNRREQFALEKVLVDELLGFGPLEELLNDPDVSDIMVNGPDQTYIEKKGKLVIAPIRFRDEQHLFQIAQRIVNQVGRRVDQTTPLADARLKDGSRVNVIVPPLSLRGTAISIRKFSEKPITIDMLKNFGSMSEQMATALKIAGACRMNIVISGGTGSGKTTMLNALSKMIDPGERVLTIEDAAELRLQQPHWLPLETRPANLEGQGAITIGDLVKNALRMRPDRIILGEIRGAECFDLLAAMNTGHDGSMCTLHANSPRECLGRMENMILMGDIKIPKEAISRQIAESVDLIVQVKRLRDGSRRTTNVTEVIGMEGDVIVTQELFKFEYLEESEDGKIMGEYRSSGLRPYTLEKARQFGFDQAYLEACL; this comes from the coding sequence ATGAGCGCATTCGGGCGGAAGAACGGAGCCGGGGGAATGAGTTCCGGCGCTCGTCCGCAATTCGGCGTCGCGAAGCCGATGCGCGGCGGCGCGCCGACCCCGGCCCACGCGCGGACCGACAAGCCCGACCCTGTGGGCAGCGACCAGTTTCCGCCGCTGCCCGGCGAAAGCTTCGACACGCCCGGTGGCAATCCCGCGTCCAGCGACGCCATGGCTCGCCTGTCCGACCGCGCGAATGCCGTCCACAGCGGCGAGGCCGAGATCGGCGGTTTCGAGGCGAGCGTCCACAAGATCAAGGAGCAGGTGCTTCCCCGACTGCTCGAACGCGTCGATCCCGAGGCGGCGGCCACGCTCAGCAAGGACGAGCTGTCCGAGGAATTCCGGCCGATCATCCTCGAAGTGCTCGCCGAACTGAAGGTCACGCTCAACCGCCGCGAACAGTTCGCGCTGGAAAAGGTGCTGGTCGACGAGCTTCTGGGCTTCGGTCCGCTGGAGGAACTGCTCAACGATCCCGACGTCAGCGACATCATGGTCAACGGGCCGGACCAGACCTACATCGAAAAGAAGGGCAAGCTGGTCATCGCACCGATCCGGTTCCGCGATGAACAGCACCTGTTCCAGATCGCCCAGCGCATAGTCAACCAGGTCGGCCGCCGTGTCGACCAGACCACCCCGCTGGCGGACGCGCGCCTCAAGGACGGCAGCCGCGTCAATGTGATCGTGCCGCCACTCTCGCTGCGCGGCACGGCGATCTCGATCCGTAAGTTCTCCGAGAAACCGATCACCATCGACATGCTCAAGAATTTCGGTTCCATGAGTGAGCAGATGGCAACCGCGCTGAAGATCGCCGGCGCCTGCCGCATGAATATCGTCATTTCGGGCGGTACCGGCTCGGGCAAGACGACCATGCTCAACGCCCTGTCGAAGATGATCGACCCGGGCGAACGCGTGCTGACGATCGAGGACGCGGCCGAACTCCGGCTGCAGCAGCCGCACTGGCTTCCGCTCGAAACCCGGCCCGCCAATCTCGAGGGTCAAGGGGCAATTACTATCGGCGACCTCGTCAAGAACGCGCTGCGTATGCGTCCCGACCGGATCATTCTGGGCGAAATTCGTGGCGCGGAATGCTTCGACCTTCTCGCGGCCATGAACACCGGTCACGACGGGTCGATGTGCACGCTCCACGCCAACAGCCCGCGCGAGTGCCTGGGCCGCATGGAGAACATGATCCTGATGGGCGACATCAAGATCCCCAAGGAAGCCATCAGTCGCCAGATCGCGGAGTCGGTCGATCTCATCGTGCAGGTCAAGCGCCTGCGCGACGGTTCGCGCCGCACGACCAACGTCACCGAGGTAATCGGCATGGAGGGCGACGTGATCGTCACGCAGGAACTCTTCAAGTTCGAATATCTCGAAGAGAGCGAGGACGGAAAGATCATGGGCGAGTACCGCTCCAGCGGCCTGCGGCCCTACACGCTCGAAAAGGCCCGCCAGTTCGGCTTCGATCAGGCTTATCTCGAAGCTTGCCTCTGA
- a CDS encoding NAD(P) transhydrogenase subunit alpha, giving the protein MRIAILKERAAGENRVAGTPETVGKFAALGAELAIEAGAGEGAAISDAAFAEAGARVSTGPQVVEGADIVLGVQAPDPLALAGAKPGAWVAAMFDPFRDQARVDAYAGAGFEALAMEFMPRITRAQSMDVLSSQSNLAGYKAVIASADAYGRAFPMMMTAAGTVQAARVFVMGVGVAGLQAIATAKRLGAQVSATDVRSATKEQIQSLGAKPVFVENVAGIEGEGAGGYATEMSEEYQRAQAELVSSHIAKQDIVITTALIPGKSAPRLVSDAQIASMKPGSVVFDLAVSQGGNVEGSVADKTVVRHGVKIVGYANIAGHLAADASALYARNLYNFLSAFWDKETGRPVLDAEIGDAVRLTQGGRIVNERLLGS; this is encoded by the coding sequence CTGCGGATCGCGATCCTCAAGGAGCGCGCAGCCGGCGAAAACCGGGTCGCCGGCACGCCCGAGACGGTCGGAAAGTTCGCCGCTCTGGGCGCGGAGCTCGCCATCGAGGCGGGCGCGGGCGAAGGGGCAGCCATTTCCGACGCGGCTTTTGCCGAAGCCGGGGCCCGGGTTTCGACCGGCCCGCAAGTGGTGGAAGGCGCGGATATCGTGCTGGGTGTCCAGGCGCCCGATCCGCTCGCGCTTGCCGGAGCGAAACCCGGTGCATGGGTCGCGGCCATGTTCGATCCGTTTCGCGATCAGGCGCGGGTCGATGCCTATGCCGGTGCCGGATTCGAAGCGCTGGCGATGGAGTTCATGCCGCGCATCACCCGTGCGCAGAGTATGGACGTGCTTTCCAGCCAGTCCAACCTCGCCGGGTACAAGGCGGTGATCGCCAGCGCCGATGCATACGGACGCGCCTTTCCGATGATGATGACCGCCGCCGGCACGGTGCAGGCGGCGCGGGTCTTCGTGATGGGCGTGGGCGTCGCCGGGCTGCAGGCAATCGCCACGGCCAAGCGGCTCGGCGCGCAGGTATCGGCAACCGACGTGCGCAGCGCGACGAAGGAACAGATCCAGTCGCTCGGCGCCAAACCGGTGTTCGTGGAGAACGTCGCCGGGATCGAGGGCGAAGGTGCGGGCGGCTATGCGACCGAGATGAGCGAGGAATACCAGCGCGCTCAGGCGGAGCTGGTCAGCAGCCATATCGCCAAGCAGGACATCGTGATCACCACCGCCCTGATCCCCGGCAAATCCGCGCCGCGCCTCGTCTCCGATGCGCAGATCGCCAGCATGAAGCCGGGCAGCGTCGTCTTCGATCTTGCCGTCTCGCAGGGCGGTAACGTCGAAGGCTCGGTGGCGGATAAGACGGTGGTGCGGCACGGGGTCAAAATCGTCGGCTATGCCAACATTGCAGGACATCTCGCCGCGGATGCGAGCGCGCTCTACGCCCGCAATCTCTACAATTTCCTCTCAGCCTTCTGGGACAAGGAAACGGGCAGGCCCGTACTCGACGCGGAGATCGGCGATGCCGTCCGCCTGACGCAGGGCGGCAGGATTGTGAACGAGAGACTGCTGGGGTCCTGA